The following nucleotide sequence is from Natronosalvus caseinilyticus.
CGTCCTCGCTGAGGCGCTTCGCTGCCAGTGCGGTTCCGCCGGCGACACCTGCGGTGCCGACGACGGCGCCGAAGCCGGGGAGGCCATCAGCTTCCGATCCGTTGTTTCCGTCGCTTCCGCTGTCGTCGCTCGAGTTGCCGTCACTCTCGTCCGTACTTTCGTTTTCGCCATTGCTGTTGCCGTCGGCGTCGCTACCATTGTTGTCGTCGCCATCGCCGTCGCTCCCGTCGTCGCCGCCGGCCCCATCGCTCCCGTCGCTGCTGTCGTTTCCGTCGCTCCCGTCGCTCGAGGACCCATCCCCGGCCTCGGGCAAGTCGACGCCACCGAGCGCGACGAACGGAAGTTGTGGCACCGAACCGTCGGATTCCGAGAGCACTTCGACGCGGTCCACGCCCTCGGGGGTGACCATGTCCATCACGGCCGGATCGTTCTCGCCGGTGCCGCCGCCGATGACGTATTCGCCGGCCTCTGGGGCGATGCCGCGGATCGCGCCGTCCCCGTAGCCGTCGAATGGGGCGACGAGGGCCGCGATGCCGATCCCACCGTCGGCCTCGACGTCCCAGCCGATGGCGTCGGCGGGGACGCGGACCGAGATCGTGCGCCCTTCCACGTTCGTCTCGACGTTCGACGTCACGGCGTCGCCAGTCGCGGACTCGACGCTCTTGACCGACTCGCCGTTGACGACGACGCGGTAGTGGTAGGGCGTCGCCATGTTGGCGTTCAGCCCGGTTCGACCCTCCGTGATTCCCTCTCCGTCGGCGTCGGGGTCGTGGACGTACACCTGGAAGAACTGGTGAGAGAAGCCGCGGGGCAGCCCCCACGGGTTCTGTATCTCGCTGGCCATCGTGAACGCGAACTCGACGTGATCGCGCGAGGCCGAGACGGTCAGTTCGTCGATGTCCCAGGCGCCCTCGTAGAAGTCGTCGCTCGTCGGGTACTCGTAGGTTCCCGGTCCGTAGGGCTCGCCGGTAGATTCGTCGAACGTGGCGACCGGCTCGAGCGTGGTTACGAGCGGGACGTACTGCACCGTCGCTCGCGTTCCGTCGCTGTAAGCCAGCCCCCGGTACCAGTCGACGTCGGCCGGCGTCACCACGTCGATCGCGTTGGGCGCGGCGTCGTTCTGTGCGCCGCCGAAGGTCGTCTCGGTGGCCTCCGCCTCGGCCTGCATGACGTTCCCCGGCGCGTTCGGATCGTAGCCCAGCATTACCACCGCGACGTCCAGATCCTCGAGGGGTACCACCAGCGCGGCCTTCGGCACGTCGACGAGAATCTCGTCGGCGGCCGGGTTCGCGGCGACGTCACCCTCGGCGAGGAGCGTCCCGTCGGCGGCCTCGAGTCGCGTCCCATTTTCGCCGTCGACGACGACCCGGTACTGGTGGGGGCGTTCGAGGGTTGCGTTGACACCCTCGCGCATCTCCGTCGTCCCGTCGTCGGAACCGTCGGCCAGATACAACTGGAGGTGCTGGGCGGAGAACCCGCCGTCGTACCCGTCGTAGTTCTCGAGGTCGCCGCCGACCGCTGCGCGGAACTGGTAGGTGTCGCCGCCGTCGTGAACCGAGAACGCCGTCAGGTCGAAGATGCCGTCGGTGAACCGGTCGTCGGTCGGGTACTGGTAGCGGCCGTTGCCACCCTTGTCGGTTCCGGGAGTCACCGACAGGTTCGCGATACGGTCGCCCGCGGCGAAGAACGTCGGCGTCTCGAGGATCGCGACCTGCTCGACCTCGACGGTGCGTCGTTCGTCGTCGGCCTCAACCTCCAGATCCGCACCGGAGACGATGTCGGTCGCGTGCACGTCAGAGCGGAGGTCGACGGTCGCTGCCCCTTCGGGGTCGAAGTTGACGATCACGACGACGCGTTCGGGCCCGGCGACGTCCTCGAGGTGACTGGCGTCGCGCCCGAAGACGAGCACGCGATCGTCGGACTCGTGCCACTCGCCGACGAGGTCCGCGTCGGTTTTCAGCACGTCGAGGTCGTGGTACGTACTGATGAGCGTCCGGTAGAACTCGAGATGGTCCTCGTCGTACTCCTCCCAGTTCATGAACGCGCGCTGGCGGCCACCGGGGCGGACGTCGGCGCCGCTGTTGACCGAGCCGTCGTCGTTGTAGCCTCGCGGGTCGTCCTCGCCCATCTGTCGACCCTCGCCGAAGCGGCTGATCTGGCGCTCCTGGCCGTAGTAGACGAAGGGGACGCCGGGGAGAGTGACGCCGGCAGCCCAGCAGGCGCGCTGGAGGGCGGCGCCGCGCTCCCACTCGTCGTCGGAGGTCTCGTCGTGGTTCGGGTTCGCCTGGTCGATCACGGTCTGATTGAGCAGGCGCAACTCGTCGTGGTTCTCGACCGCGTTGAGGACGAGCGAGTGGTCCGGGATGCCCTCCGCAGCTCGCGCCCTGACGTCGTCGTAGAGGTCGGTGGGCGAGGCCAGTCCGCTGGCGACGTCGTGGGTCGTCGTCGTGAACCCCTCGGTGTCGAAGTGCATGTCGAACTCGTTCTCCGAGAATGCAGGGTCCTTCGGGATCGTCTCGTCGAGCATGAGGAACTCGCTGTCGTTCGACCGGACGACCTCGCGGACCGCCTTCCAGAAGCTGTGGGGGACCCCCCAGGCGATGTCGCAGCGGAAGCCGTCGACGCCGACCTCGCCCGACCAGAACTCGGCAACGGCGAGCATGTGCTCGCGGACCGCCACGTTGTCGTAGTTCCAGTTGGGCATGACCCGGAGGCCCCAGAAGCCGGTCGGACTGGGGGCCGGTTCCACCGTTTCGCCGTCGTGGGTAATCGGCGCCTCGAGGCGGTCCCACCAGTCGAAGTGCTTCGAGTCCTCGTTCCAGGATTCGACGGGCGGATACTCCCAGTTCGGTGCCGGCGGTTCGGATCCCTGCTCGGCGATGGTATCCTGGAAGTACGCGTGGCCGCGTCCGGCGTGGTTGCTCACGAGGTCGAAGACGACCCTGATGTCCTGCTCGTGGCAGGCGTCGACGAACGCCGCGTAGGCCTCGATAGGGTCCATTCCGTCCGGGACGAGGTCCTCGGCGATCCCGAAGTAGTCGTTCGTGTCGTAGCCGTGGGGTCCGCCGCCGGGTGGTCCCTCCTGGAAGCCGGAGTCGTTGTTATTCCCGAAGAGTTTGTCGACGCTCTCGGCCGGAACGACGGGCGTCAGCCAGACCGCGTCGACGCCCAGGTCGGCGAGGTAATCGACGCCGTCGATCAGATCCTCGAACGTCGTCGCGCCGCGTTCGCCCGCCCAGGAGCGTGGAAAGATCTGGTACATGACGCCCTCGGCCATCCACTCCGGCGGGCGGTTGGGCAGGGAGATCGCACCGTCTGGTCCGAGTTCGATCGTATCGAGGGTGCTCAGACTGTCGCCGTCGGAGGCGACCGCGTGGATACGGGCGGACTCGCCCTCGAGGGCCGATTCGGGTACGCGGCCGGTCAGTCCGTCGACCTCGATGTCCTCGGTCGTGAGCGCGTCGCGGTCGTCAACGAGGAAGACTACCTCGAGGTCGGCCCGGGTCGCCCGGCTGTTCGGCGCGAGTCGAGCGTTCGTCTCCAGGACGTACTCGCCGTCCTCGTACCGACCCTCGAGTTCGATCCGGGGCTGGCCGCCCGCTCCGCCCTCGGATTCGGGGAACGCGTGGATGGTCAACTCGTGAGTGCCGTCGGGCGCCTCGAGTTCGAGGACGTAGGTGCCGGGGACGTCGGCCTCGAACTCGGCGACGTTGTCCCGGCCCTCGTCGTACCGGGGTCGATCCGGGTCGAGCGACGACTGGTAGGTCAGGTCGACCTCGCTCCCCTCTGGACGCTGTGCAACGGACCAGGTAAAGTCCTCGGCTGCGTAGCCCTCCGGATTTGGGCTGGCCTCGGGAACGGGCGGGGCGAGGTTGTCTCGTCCACCGATCATCTCGGGGCCGACGAACGCCGAGTTCCACAGTTTCTCGCCGACCTGGACGAAGCGCGGATGGCCGGGGTGGAAGGAGTCGATGCCGCTCGCTGTCACGCCCTCCGGGGCGCTCGCCGCGACCGAACCGCTCAGCCCGGCCGTCAGTCCGTAGGCGCCGAGTCCCGCAACGCCGCCGAGGACGGTTCGTCTGTACAGCGATCTCGAGTCATCATCTCGTGAATTGTCGCTCATGGGTGCGATGGTGTGCCGTCGTTCCCGTGATGGCGGCCTCGAGCGTGTGGCCTGAGGACACGGGCCGTGCCACCAGTGGGGACGACGTGTTACAACTACGGTGTAATTTTTCATCACACTTAATCGTATCTGTTGGTGCGATAGGTCGGTATTCACACCGGAGTCATCCCTCGAGAGAAACGATGGAAGGCAAATGGTTACGGGCCAGTAAGGCGACGCTATCAGACGGGGATCGCCGGTGAGAGAAGGTTCCCAGAAACGTTGGGCCGGCTCCGTCGAAATCCGGAGAGTGGACTGCTCGAGACTCACTACGGTCAGTACACACGTACCAGAATGGCTTCTCGCTACGAGCGTTCCACTTCTTTCCTGGGGAGCGTCTTTCGTTCAGAGAGATAATACAGGACCACGACGAGGCCGCCCGCAGGTACGACGATACCTAACCAGTACCTCTCTGGATTCTCGAGGTCGAGTCGCTTCGCATCGATGTACACCAGGATAGCGATTGGAAACTGGAGAGCGAGTGCCGCGAGAACGAGTAGAATGATCGAGTTCGACATAGCTAGCCATAACTGGCACTGTCTAGTTGAGCCAGTTTGAGGAACGAGCAGGTCGTTGAGTGAATTGGGCTAGAATGCTCGCAGACCTGCTCAGCGAGTCCTACGACGCGGATTTAGAAGAATCTTGGGAGAACGAGCGGACAGCGACGCCCGTCAGGGCGTTCGCCGTCCGCCTCCACGAAACCGGGTGTTCGCTCCGCGAGACAACTTCAATATTAGCAGAATTAGGCGTTGAACGCTCGCATGGAGCGGTCTGGAACTGGGTGC
It contains:
- a CDS encoding glucodextranase DOMON-like domain-containing protein, with product MSDNSRDDDSRSLYRRTVLGGVAGLGAYGLTAGLSGSVAASAPEGVTASGIDSFHPGHPRFVQVGEKLWNSAFVGPEMIGGRDNLAPPVPEASPNPEGYAAEDFTWSVAQRPEGSEVDLTYQSSLDPDRPRYDEGRDNVAEFEADVPGTYVLELEAPDGTHELTIHAFPESEGGAGGQPRIELEGRYEDGEYVLETNARLAPNSRATRADLEVVFLVDDRDALTTEDIEVDGLTGRVPESALEGESARIHAVASDGDSLSTLDTIELGPDGAISLPNRPPEWMAEGVMYQIFPRSWAGERGATTFEDLIDGVDYLADLGVDAVWLTPVVPAESVDKLFGNNNDSGFQEGPPGGGPHGYDTNDYFGIAEDLVPDGMDPIEAYAAFVDACHEQDIRVVFDLVSNHAGRGHAYFQDTIAEQGSEPPAPNWEYPPVESWNEDSKHFDWWDRLEAPITHDGETVEPAPSPTGFWGLRVMPNWNYDNVAVREHMLAVAEFWSGEVGVDGFRCDIAWGVPHSFWKAVREVVRSNDSEFLMLDETIPKDPAFSENEFDMHFDTEGFTTTTHDVASGLASPTDLYDDVRARAAEGIPDHSLVLNAVENHDELRLLNQTVIDQANPNHDETSDDEWERGAALQRACWAAGVTLPGVPFVYYGQERQISRFGEGRQMGEDDPRGYNDDGSVNSGADVRPGGRQRAFMNWEEYDEDHLEFYRTLISTYHDLDVLKTDADLVGEWHESDDRVLVFGRDASHLEDVAGPERVVVIVNFDPEGAATVDLRSDVHATDIVSGADLEVEADDERRTVEVEQVAILETPTFFAAGDRIANLSVTPGTDKGGNGRYQYPTDDRFTDGIFDLTAFSVHDGGDTYQFRAAVGGDLENYDGYDGGFSAQHLQLYLADGSDDGTTEMREGVNATLERPHQYRVVVDGENGTRLEAADGTLLAEGDVAANPAADEILVDVPKAALVVPLEDLDVAVVMLGYDPNAPGNVMQAEAEATETTFGGAQNDAAPNAIDVVTPADVDWYRGLAYSDGTRATVQYVPLVTTLEPVATFDESTGEPYGPGTYEYPTSDDFYEGAWDIDELTVSASRDHVEFAFTMASEIQNPWGLPRGFSHQFFQVYVHDPDADGEGITEGRTGLNANMATPYHYRVVVNGESVKSVESATGDAVTSNVETNVEGRTISVRVPADAIGWDVEADGGIGIAALVAPFDGYGDGAIRGIAPEAGEYVIGGGTGENDPAVMDMVTPEGVDRVEVLSESDGSVPQLPFVALGGVDLPEAGDGSSSDGSDGNDSSDGSDGAGGDDGSDGDGDDNNGSDADGNSNGENESTDESDGNSSDDSGSDGNNGSEADGLPGFGAVVGTAGVAGGTALAAKRLSEDDE